In the genome of Aedes aegypti strain LVP_AGWG chromosome 2, AaegL5.0 Primary Assembly, whole genome shotgun sequence, the window AAATAGGTTGTTCTACAACCTTGTAAACATTGTACAGGTCTAAacacatcaattaaaaatattaatatatctTAAGCCAGTAGTTCCCAACCTTCTTAAAGCTGATATCCCCTTTGAAGTCCTACAAACAGTCCGCGGACCCTTAAAATTGAATGCTTTTGTAATCAAAGCATATCAAAACTAGACAGAGATCTTAAAATGATTGAACATATTTATTGACATACACACTCAAAAATCACGCCTGTAATTCATCACAGATATAGCAAGAATGTTGCTATAAGCATTGGACCCGGAGTCAACCATGTtctttgggatggtacacaaattatgtcacggtaaattccaacttttttgacccccccccctttgttacgttttttgtatgagtcctccgaaaattttgtaaggcttgtcacgcttggcttgaccccctcccccccttggagcgtgacgtaatttgtgcatgacctctTTGCATCAGTTCAAAAAAGGCCAATAATCTGCCATAATCCAACAAAAAACATACAGAGCAAGTTGTGTAAAAGAACCATTTCAGTAACTCTATAATTTActctaagggttcattcacaaatttcataacgccaaaaatggtcatttttgacacccacccaccccctcgtaacgctttttgtagaAATACTCcccaaattttgtatgagccgtaacatcacgagggtacccacccaccccctatagcgttatgaaatatgtaaaTGAGccctaatatgtttttttcggtcaaattttctgaaacttgGTAGTAAGACGCACTCACATGTTGTTTGACCGTGGGAACATTTCGTGGGCCGTGggaagatttctttaaaaaaatctccaggaaCTCCGTAATCAGTCGAAAATTTTACTAAAGACCGTGATTCGAGATTTGAGAGGGTTCTACTAAATGGTTGAgtagaaacgaagaatttcagTCGTTTTAATGTTGCCAGTAACAACCAGAGTATGGGCAAAAATCAATTATCTTGTCAGGGAGCTGGCAAAATCTGCCAATGATTGAACCGCATATATGCCACGAATTTCTAAGTTTCTAGATACCTCTAGGAACGATCTTAGTTTCATTTCCAAGCTCGCACTGGATTTAATTAGAACAGATGTGTTAatagaaaaacattaaaagtaTTTTGTCAGAGTTAGCGTAGTAAACCACCGGTTGTGAAGCCCTGTTCTAAATCATGTGTGCCACCctgagaaaaaaatctgaataatatggagaaacttGAAGACACCATACACTTCCGtgaaaaagtttggggtcaccccCAGGAGAACATATAATAACTGTTTTGTTCATATCCCTGGGATTACACGTTTAATTGAAATTCTTTAAGGCTACTTCGAAAGTCAATGAGCTACTCTTACTACGTATgtattttaactaaaacttttatgaatttcatttactatattTTTGCTTGTActtgtgtcatttttttaaattaaactgAGGAAATATAGGTAATTTTCTTgacattggatcgaccaaaatttaaaaacaagtacGGCATTAGAACGGATATCTCAAAGTCTTTGAAGAGCACATGCACTTTTTTGGCGGATGAAGCTGAAAACTATTCACAATCAGTATAacaatctttcaaaaaatcgtACAAATTTTGGACTCATTCCTCAGTATAGTTTATAGTGCAAAAGTTTACTAGGGTCACTAGAAGTTATTTAAAATACGTTAATCAATTCTGTAATATACTGTAATGATTGTACCCccttttggcataaagtcgtttggcataaagccgtttggcataatggtcgtttggcataatggccgtttggcataatgattgacttaaaataaatatcggaattttttaagctttcatcgaaatcaacaccaccgagaccatagcaaaaaaattttggtagtttccaaacaagcgtggtgttcgttcagagattatccaagctaagagttaaaaaaaaatgttgtgacattagagagcattactaaataaaactcgtgacgggtctctacatctcagagcatagagtatctttgaacttgttgcgatatacatatttgaaaacagtaaattggcaaagaaagtttccagttattcatcaagggaacgctcatagaatatttcgctgcaaatcaagctctgtcccagtttggacgtaacactcgatgataaaaaatgaaaaagtagcctatatacgagagtagattatttttcttttatttaaaatttttaaggatctaacccaaaaaaaatctattcatagcatagctcaaatgaacaacacatctttaaaagaaaatatttgtggcaaaacttttcaacggttcaatataaattctaattttggaagtgtacatcaaaaacaccgtctattatcgagagaagggaaaatttatgattgaaataatattttttccagcatatctcggaaggagatcacgcgtttgccccaaaacaagtatatgttgaatattgacaggttctaaaataattatcattctaacaacacatctggcaagaattgataaaacagcaaaatataaaaatggttaacatttagctttactaaataataaaatttaaaacagtataaatgtaaagaacagcctatttttaaaagaagtttgccttcttttaaaaatatttacaactaaaccaatagaagaatggacgccaaaaattattgcggcaatgactggttcctccgaaaagtggtgacgagaaagaacgataaacagtcaaaagaaggaagtattctgtcgttctcggctatacacatgttggcaaaaatgctgaggacggtaaaactctaaagaaccgccaattaaataaagaagggtgcatattagatgttCAGTTCGTTCAcaaccctgaaatgtataaagttacaaaaattatgagtgctaaaaacttttcgggtaAGTGAACTAGTCggagaaacgggatattcggggaactggcgttcggggaaacaacattcggggaccgacattcgaggaaaagtagcacaacccatcgaagtaactgcagtaatcgatttctcttttcactgataatttgagcatatcaatgttatcgattgccgcccttttgtcagttggaaacataaaaaaatactttaaaaatatagctccaaagaacagcctatgcataaaagaacgagaaatatattgaaattttaaatcaacagttttcatatggttacatcatatttagaaaaaaaaatagaacaattaatagaagggtaaatttgtgccaaatatataaaaatcttcagtgcaaaaatttgtttcaaaagtgaaactcaaaagaagaattaatatatgaaaaaagggtaatttctggataaataataaaatactattggcaataactttcccaatatgcttaaatttattgaagggcaaatgattgttgaataatgtgtcattttgtatcaattgactccaaaacaagcctggtgtcatcagaaagattcaacaGCAatgtaaaaacgaaaaattgagaaattcttggtttccgacttattatgccaaacgactattatgccaaacgaccattatgccaaacgactttatgccaaacggctctatgccaaacgactttatgccaaatgacctaccacctacTGTAATACCAATTATGTATATGCTATAAACCATTGCAAACTgtttaaaaacacaaaaaatatgattttctgATATTTCCGCCAAATTTTTAGGTGCTCTTCaaggaatataagattacggttCTATGGCCgcatacacacttaaacggtttcgccgagaacccaacagctgatatctcgataataatttgacgattctcggtaaaacttttaccgagatctcggtaaatgtttaccgaatctcggtaacgttcgccaagatctcggcaaaaaattcggattgccgaaatctcggtaaaataagtatcgaattctcagctgttgggttctcggcgaaaagttttactgaggtcggtaaAGAAAATTACCTTCGtgttttcagtgtattttttgaaatatgtcacaacttcaagaaaaattttgataaacaaaattcaaaaaaatgtgtttgtccAAACACATACGAAATATAATTGACTAATTGCCTTCGGAATAAGCCAAAGATAGTTTCAATTGAACGCGTGTTCATAGAGATataaactagaaatttttattatGTGTTTTTCATGGGGTAACCCCAAACTTTTTAACGGGAATGTACATATATCTAAAACTGATGGTTTAGGCGCAAACTTTTTTGTCTTCatccccgcaggagcaagcttCAGAATCAAAGAATAGAATGCCCATTTATGCCGATGCCcaaaatatttgtaattttttattcgATTGCTGAAAACTATAAATAACAATTGTTCTTCGAGATTCaaattcattttgaaattcacaTAGTTAGCGTTTGCAAACCATACAAATAATACACATTGTCTAGCAGCTCAGAAATGCAATTCATCGCTTTACATTCGCCGTCGACGCGCTGTAGACATCCTGGCGCCTGTCACTATTTCACGCATAACATACACATCTAGAACCAGATTGGAACGACCTATCCAGAAGGGCAAAGCACTTTCAATAAAACGTAgctaaatgaaaatgaaaaaaaaaaatggtcaggCTTTGGGTGGAACTATTCCTAATTGCCGGGATGTTCCATAATCACATAGTCCGGATAGGCTCCGTTATTGCTGCAGAACGAGCGCGGCCGCTGCTGGTACTGTCCCCGTGCCCCTCCTCCACTATGGTGGTGGTGCCTTCGAGTGCGGTGCGATAACCGATCCTGAGATTTAGCGCGATGCATCGCCATCACAGGATAACCACTGCCGACGCCTACCGAGGAAACCGACGGCGGTGGTGGCGGAGGATAATTGTTATTTTCGTGCCCCGGGTAGCCGGGAGGGCCTGCCGCGAAATCGCGGATTTGATCGCAATGCTTGGGGCTCATAACGCGGGGGCTATTATTGTTGTTATTGATTAGGTTAGCGTTGTTTCGCCGCGCTATTCGGTTCAGATTGGGAGACCGAGTTACATACTGGTACGGCATTCGGTAGCTTTCACTGCCGTTACTGCCCTCGAAATGCTGCTGGTGGAAGTTCATCTGTGGCAATGGTGGCACTGGTGGTGGTGTTGGGTATTGTACTTGCTGCTGCTGTGGTTTAATTGCTATCCGATGTTGGTAAGCACTATTGCTAAAATCAGGTCGAGTCCCGTGGGGAAAATTTCGGTCAAAAGCTATCGCCGAACCGTTGTTCTCATTCATGGGTGTTGTTGTGCTACTACTATTGGTGGCTCCACCAATGCTATTGTTGGTCGATGAAACCGAGGGATGCCGTCTTAACGGGGTGGAAAGTGCTAGTTGCTGAGAGGAACCTGTAATCAAGTGGCTGCTGTCGTCATCGTCTTCAGTTCGTGAATCACAATCGCCATCACGATAGTATCGACTGGAGACGTTATTGAAGGGATTGCTAATTCCAAAGTTGTTCCGACAGGAGGAACTCTTCGGAATGAAGAAAGTGTCGTCCTCGTTGGGAATCACGTTTTCATCTTGCTGCTGTTGGGTAACGTCAGTGAAGCGAATGCTGGCACTACTACTGTTTTTTCGCAACTGACCACTGCGCGTTTTGCTAAAGCTAGTGTTTCGACTGATTGGGTGTGCAAGTGGCTGTTGATGAAGTGGCACGTGTTGTTCATGGGTCTGCCCTCCGCCAAGTGCTGATGGAGGTCTTCCGCTACCACCATTCCCGTTGCAGTTGGTGAACGTCGATGACGGTGAAGATGATGACGACAGTAGGGTGTTAGTGTTTGAGGATGAGTTGTTACCGTGACCGTTAAACGACTTGAGCACGACACCGAGCTTAGCGCTAGTATTACTGAGGCATTGGGAACTATTGCTGGTGTTGTTATGATTATTATTGTTGGCGGTGATGACCAAGGGTGCCACGGATTTGGCCGCGACATTGGCCTGTTTCAGCTGCGTCGAGTTGGCGCTATTTGTTGTTGGTAAACTAGTATAGCTCACGTACATCGGATGCACCGCCGTGTGCTGTGGGCTTTTTGCGTCGCCTCCCATAAAGTCGACTGCGGgggaaaaaagaaaaattatgccACTCATGAATCCCGCTGCGACGAGAGTGTTGTTTCTTCAAAAACCGATCGGCGTGATTTCTCTTGGCTCGGTCAAAGTCGGGAAAACGTACATATGTATGAATAGAATGCATATAGATACCTAAGaagcaaaaaaatatgtaacaTGATGgctgcctattttttttttaataaaagaaTATTTATACTTTAGGTAATGATGTTGCAGTAATTTTAGTCGTACTGACAGTTTGGGTTTGGGCATGAAcatgattttatcaaaaaaagttgtttctatCCTAAACTACGCTATTTTGCGCTATATACAAGTTGGCGTGGTAATAGCCGATTAAAAATCTTTGGTAACTTTTGTATTGAAAATACTCAATTCATTACAGCTCATAGAACTCCAAGCGGGCTCAGTCCAAGGATCGACCCATGAAGATGtacagtattgaacaaaaacttgcaactttttcgTGTTTCCATACAACATGGTCTACTTTAGAGGGTTAGatttaagttatttttggatTGATTAGTTTGAAATTTAGTTTAAGAGCCATAATgactaaaatgtttttttttacaaattataaTATTAACTCAAAAATTGCAGTAATAGCTTCATAATATCTAAAGCAAATTTGCAGCTTTAgacaagatgaacaagtttgcttaGGACAGTTTTTGCGtagaattttaaatgttttaagataaaatgttcataatttatCATCAAACACCTCACTTTAGTGAAATcgttattacttttgaactcgtgattggaaataCGTATAGAAATCTATGTTGAATAtaccttttttgcaatttctcatcgtaataagctgtttttcatcacgccaatctgtcatgaaacggcctactttcctgcactgaagtatgcagtgcggaaatagtcattacgcaacgttttctcattacgcaactgttttgagttgcgttatgaatcataacacaacaatttttcagaaatggtAAATTAATGGTGAATGCAATCCGATATAGTTCCtggtaccctcaagtggtcttctacgaaattgcaaaaaatgttgtacgcaactcgttgcagaactcgatttttacagcactcgtcgtaattatcctactcggcaagcctcgtaggataaatttatgactcgtgctgtaaaaatcatcattctgcaactttttccgtaaactactattacgtgctgtgaaaatttcattcacatcGGTCCATTAAAAAACTTAGATCTTGCATACCAAAATTGatcattctatatgaaaaaaaaagttacaaaagtCCATTACGGAGCCACTCTCAGGAATTTtgattcttttgaaaaattttcaaaaggtaCAATTTAATTGTAGGAATAAGACAGACAGAAGAGTTTTCATATTTGTATCCATGACATAAATAAAGAAGTTCATCATGgttataaagttttattttcatcgatttcttttttttataaatagatCATGTTGCTATAATACAAGAAAATATGACATTTTTATCCTTATACGTTTTTTGTTAAACTcgctgattttatttttgattcattttttagattttgtaatttttaaattttagatttagtgatttgaattttgatttgcaatgcatatttgaaaaaaatacataataaaaaaataagttttgatttgTCTAAAAAAACAGGCatttaaaaaatgctttgaaaaataatcttaggAGAAAGGCTTCAATAAATGCTAAAAATCCTTTTCTCCAAGCGTTTTTGAAgctcgtttttttttaagaaatccgccatttttttaaaggtttttcaaaagatttcctACTGAATGCTTGTCCAGCATTTTCTCTTGGAAATCTCTCACAAACCCTTCAGGCTTTGTTTCGCTTTTTCCTCCAGTGTTTTGCTCAGGATTTGCaacaaaagtaccttcagcgatcctctcaggattcatccccaagaatttcctcaaaaaaatgttccaaatactTTTCCACTGATTTCTCCGGTTAAAACTGTAGGAGACCTTCCAGAGATTTGTACATGTATTTCCCAGGAAACCCCAACaagggttgggtgacaaaatgtcgaaagacaaaatgtcgaatgccaaaatgtcgaatgccaaaacgtcgaaaggtcaaaacgtcgaagggacaaaacgtcgaaaggacataacgtcgaaagacaaaatgtcgaatgccaaaacgccgAAAGCTAAAATGTccaaaggacaaaacgtcgaagggacaaaacgtcgaaaggacagaacgtcgaaagacaaaatgtcgattgCCAAAACGTCGTAAAATCcaaattcaaaacaaagtttttggaaATTAAAGCAGGGAATTTTTTTTCGCAGTGTTATCACTTTTATATTATAATAATTAGCTTGTCTTGGAAGAGATTACAAAAATCAAATGACAGTAACCAAAACTTGTCGgaataaattaaatgttttataTTAAATAGGTCATGAAATAATTATTGGAGAGACATTGATGAGAGAATGTGCTACTTTTACTCAAACTTTGAAACGGCAAATGCGAGGAGtgtgttttgaaataaaactaTCAATTTG includes:
- the LOC5576960 gene encoding sodium/potassium-transporting ATPase subunit beta-1-interacting protein isoform X1, with protein sequence MGSCSRRHFLLSICVLQLLFIIERQVFDFLGYMWAPILVNFFHIIFVIFGFFGAYQYRPKYLVTYSLWNLLWIGWNVFLICFYLNVGLLDRDSDLLNLGTGSVSWFEVNGYGCKPTYPMNITSEDPYRPVRPERVDGCLLDYHIVEITHSGVQCALALLGLFGAICLGHTYLDEDDSFDFMGGDAKSPQHTAVHPMYVSYTSLPTTNSANSTQLKQANVAAKSVAPLVITANNNNHNNTSNSSQCLSNTSAKLGVVLKSFNGHGNNSSSNTNTLLSSSSSPSSTFTNCNGNGGSGRPPSALGGGQTHEQHVPLHQQPLAHPISRNTSFSKTRSGQLRKNSSSASIRFTDVTQQQQDENVIPNEDDTFFIPKSSSCRNNFGISNPFNNVSSRYYRDGDCDSRTEDDDDSSHLITGSSQQLALSTPLRRHPSVSSTNNSIGGATNSSSTTTPMNENNGSAIAFDRNFPHGTRPDFSNSAYQHRIAIKPQQQQVQYPTPPPVPPLPQMNFHQQHFEGSNGSESYRMPYQYVTRSPNLNRIARRNNANLINNNNNSPRVMSPKHCDQIRDFAAGPPGYPGHENNNYPPPPPPSVSSVGVGSGYPVMAMHRAKSQDRLSHRTRRHHHHSGGGARGQYQQRPRSFCSNNGAYPDYVIMEHPGN